From a single Streptomyces sp. NBC_00377 genomic region:
- a CDS encoding Lrp/AsnC family transcriptional regulator → MAIDRLDGRIIVLLAREPRLGVLEMSRRLGVARGTVQARLDRLQSNGVVRGFGPEVDPAALGYPVTAFATLQIRQGQGAAIRAHLGSVPEVLELHTTTGGGDMLCRLVARSNADLQRVIDLVVGFDGIVRASTAIVMENPVPLRIIPLVEQAAEDDGERA, encoded by the coding sequence ATGGCGATCGATCGACTGGACGGCCGGATCATCGTGCTGCTGGCCAGGGAGCCGCGCCTGGGGGTGCTGGAGATGTCCCGGCGGCTGGGGGTGGCCCGGGGGACGGTGCAGGCGCGGCTCGACCGGCTCCAGTCGAACGGAGTCGTCCGGGGGTTCGGCCCCGAGGTCGATCCGGCGGCGCTCGGCTACCCGGTGACCGCGTTCGCCACGCTTCAGATCCGGCAGGGGCAGGGAGCCGCCATCCGGGCCCACCTGGGGTCCGTGCCGGAGGTGCTGGAACTGCACACCACCACCGGCGGCGGGGACATGCTGTGCCGGCTGGTGGCCCGCTCCAACGCCGATCTCCAGCGGGTGATCGACCTGGTCGTCGGTTTCGACGGCATCGTCCGGGCCTCCACCGCGATCGTGATGGAGAACCCCGTTCCGCTGCGGATCATCCCGCTGGTGGAGCAGGCGGCCGAGGACGACGGGGAGAGGGCCTGA
- the hppD gene encoding 4-hydroxyphenylpyruvate dioxygenase has translation MTQTTHHTPDTARQADPFPVKGMDAVVFAVGNAKQAAHYYSTAFGMKLVAYSGPETGSRETASYVLTNGSARFVLTSVIKAATPWGHFLGRHVAEHGDGVVDLAIEVPDARAAYAYAIEHGARSVAEPYELKDEHGTVVLAAIATYGETRHTLVDRSGYDGPYLPGFAAAEPIVEPPAHRTFQAVDHCVGNVELGRMNEWVGFYNKVMGFTNMKEFVGDDIATEYSALMSKVVADGTLKVKFPINEPAIAKKKSQIDEYLEFYGGAGVQHIALNTNDIVQTVRTMRAAGVRFLDTPDSYYDTLGEWVGETRVPVDTLRELKILADRDEDGYLLQIFTKPVQDKPTVFFEIIERHGSMGFGKGNFKALFEAIEREQDRRGNL, from the coding sequence ATGACGCAGACCACACACCACACTCCCGACACCGCCCGGCAGGCCGATCCCTTCCCGGTCAAGGGAATGGACGCGGTCGTCTTCGCCGTGGGCAACGCCAAGCAGGCGGCGCACTACTACTCCACCGCCTTCGGCATGAAGCTGGTCGCCTACTCCGGACCGGAGACGGGCAGCCGCGAGACCGCCTCGTACGTGCTCACGAACGGCTCGGCCCGCTTCGTCCTCACCTCCGTCATCAAGGCCGCCACCCCCTGGGGCCACTTCCTCGGCCGGCACGTGGCCGAGCACGGCGACGGCGTCGTCGACCTCGCCATCGAGGTCCCCGACGCCCGGGCGGCCTACGCCTACGCGATCGAGCACGGCGCCCGCTCGGTCGCCGAGCCGTACGAGCTGAAGGACGAGCACGGCACCGTCGTCCTCGCCGCGATCGCCACCTACGGCGAGACCCGCCACACGCTCGTCGACCGCTCCGGCTACGACGGCCCGTACCTCCCCGGCTTCGCCGCCGCCGAGCCGATCGTCGAACCGCCCGCCCACCGCACCTTCCAGGCCGTCGACCACTGCGTCGGCAACGTCGAACTCGGCCGGATGAACGAGTGGGTCGGCTTCTACAACAAGGTCATGGGCTTCACGAACATGAAGGAGTTCGTGGGCGACGACATCGCCACCGAGTACAGCGCCCTGATGTCGAAGGTCGTCGCGGACGGCACGCTCAAGGTCAAGTTCCCGATCAACGAGCCCGCCATCGCCAAGAAGAAGTCCCAGATCGACGAGTACCTGGAGTTCTACGGCGGCGCGGGCGTCCAGCACATCGCGTTGAACACCAACGACATCGTGCAGACGGTACGGACGATGCGGGCGGCCGGGGTGCGGTTCCTCGACACCCCCGACTCCTACTACGACACGCTGGGCGAGTGGGTCGGCGAGACCCGCGTCCCCGTCGACACCCTGCGCGAGCTGAAGATCCTCGCCGACCGCGACGAGGACGGCTATCTGTTGCAGATCTTCACCAAGCCGGTCCAGGACAAGCCGACCGTCTTCTTCGAGATCATCGAACGGCACGGCTCCATGGGCTTCGGCAAGGGAAA